Proteins co-encoded in one Ruegeria pomeroyi DSS-3 genomic window:
- a CDS encoding tyrosine-type recombinase/integrase — protein MRVRLTDLAVKKLPLSENGQVTYWDELTPNFGIRCSTRSKSYIVLLGEKRRRKTLGRYPDLSLADARKQAKQLLSANAMGEGQVTPHAPVVAFEEAKARFLKDCEGRNKPRTVADYRRLLNRHFNFKGDVREVYRQQVMRVVSGLSATPSEQSHAYVAIRTMMNWCVRHGLVDHSVVPPMKQKTSERDRVLSEDELRKVYLRAQETPFAFGPIVQLLILTGQRRTEIGQMRRSWISHGEVAFPKGFAKNKREHRFPLSPLSQQVVADLPNTGDLLFPAATDFEKAFTTWAWHKKRFDEGLEAVEPYTLHDLRRTFATIHAKIGTPIHVTEKLLNHVSGTISGVAAVYNRHSYADEMRHAASQFDTYLTELALTPT, from the coding sequence ATGCGAGTTCGACTGACAGACTTGGCCGTAAAAAAGCTGCCCCTTTCCGAGAACGGGCAGGTCACCTATTGGGACGAGTTGACCCCCAATTTCGGTATCCGGTGTTCCACGCGTAGCAAGTCATACATCGTGCTCCTGGGTGAAAAACGGCGTCGGAAAACGCTTGGGCGCTATCCGGACCTTTCCCTTGCTGATGCGAGGAAACAAGCCAAGCAATTGCTTTCCGCCAATGCTATGGGTGAGGGGCAGGTTACGCCTCATGCTCCAGTGGTGGCCTTTGAAGAAGCCAAGGCTCGCTTTCTCAAGGACTGCGAAGGTCGCAACAAGCCCCGCACTGTTGCCGACTATCGCCGATTGCTCAACAGGCATTTCAACTTCAAAGGCGATGTTCGAGAAGTCTATCGCCAGCAGGTGATGAGGGTTGTTTCAGGCCTTTCCGCAACACCTTCGGAACAGTCCCATGCCTATGTTGCCATACGAACTATGATGAACTGGTGTGTCCGCCACGGTTTGGTTGATCACTCTGTCGTCCCGCCGATGAAGCAGAAGACCAGTGAGCGAGACCGGGTATTATCCGAAGACGAATTGCGGAAAGTCTATCTGCGAGCACAAGAAACACCGTTTGCATTCGGACCCATTGTCCAACTCCTGATTTTGACCGGGCAGCGTCGGACCGAGATCGGCCAGATGCGCCGGTCTTGGATATCACATGGCGAAGTCGCCTTTCCGAAAGGTTTCGCCAAAAACAAGCGCGAGCATCGGTTTCCACTGTCACCTCTATCCCAGCAAGTCGTGGCAGACTTGCCCAACACCGGCGACTTGCTTTTCCCGGCTGCAACGGATTTCGAGAAAGCGTTCACCACTTGGGCGTGGCACAAAAAGCGGTTCGATGAAGGGCTTGAAGCGGTCGAGCCGTACACACTGCATGATCTAAGGCGGACGTTCGCGACCATCCATGCCAAGATCGGAACACCAATCCACGTCACCGAGAAGCTATTGAACCACGTTTCAGGGACGATCAGCGGCGTGGCGGCAGTTTACAACCGGCATTCCTACGCAGATGAGATGCGTCATGCGGCTTCGCAATTTGACACATACTTGACAGAGTTGGCTCTTACACCAACCTAG
- a CDS encoding recombinase family protein, translating into MKPCFGYIRVSTERQGDGASLEAQKDAITGFASQNNLEIVRWFEERETASKTGRPIFGEMMNALVSGAAEGLILHKVDRTARNFSDWSRLHEVAKLGIDVYFAADSLDFGTRGGQLLADIQMALAADYSRNLSQEVKKGIYGRIKNGVYPFRAPLGYLDTGGGNVKAIDPIKAPLVSQVFELYCSGDYSITSLTEEMQRRGLKGVGERPVVRRNIESILRNPFYCGKMLVRGKLYDGAHEPLISTAQYRRVAAIKAQRFVKKSTKHELLFRGLFTCGACGQVLTGERQKAHVYYRCHTPRCGRGAIREDRLEETLREKLARLEISPEDQVTLESDIRAWLNKDGVKDIEKSLRLRISDATARLDRLTDLLVDGAIDKPAYELRKQNVEFEKQQLREELDALERSRAEEKDLKALLALAADLSSLYDAAPPPKKRELIRNCLVAPCVMDGQLVSHPADWLVSLRKSPKTDEKSHSAPQAILEGVRVMHAVVDVMP; encoded by the coding sequence ATGAAGCCCTGTTTCGGATACATCCGGGTTTCAACGGAGCGGCAAGGTGACGGTGCCTCTCTCGAAGCCCAGAAAGACGCAATCACGGGCTTTGCGAGTCAGAACAACCTAGAGATCGTCCGGTGGTTCGAAGAGCGGGAAACGGCCTCGAAAACCGGTCGTCCGATTTTCGGCGAGATGATGAATGCCTTGGTGTCGGGAGCTGCCGAAGGGCTAATTCTTCATAAGGTAGACAGGACCGCCCGCAACTTCTCGGATTGGTCCCGACTGCACGAAGTGGCCAAGTTGGGCATAGATGTGTACTTCGCCGCAGACAGTCTGGATTTTGGCACGCGCGGCGGGCAATTGCTGGCCGACATTCAGATGGCCCTTGCTGCCGACTACAGCCGCAACCTCAGCCAGGAAGTGAAAAAAGGCATCTACGGGCGTATCAAGAACGGCGTCTATCCGTTCCGCGCACCACTCGGATACCTCGATACCGGCGGTGGCAATGTCAAAGCCATCGATCCGATCAAGGCACCCTTGGTGAGCCAGGTCTTTGAACTTTATTGCAGCGGCGACTATTCGATCACCAGTCTAACCGAGGAAATGCAGCGGCGCGGTCTCAAAGGCGTCGGCGAGCGACCGGTGGTCAGGCGCAACATCGAAAGCATCCTCCGTAATCCCTTTTATTGTGGCAAGATGCTCGTTCGCGGCAAACTTTACGACGGAGCGCATGAGCCGCTGATTTCAACGGCCCAGTATCGACGCGTCGCCGCAATCAAAGCACAGCGTTTCGTCAAGAAATCGACCAAGCACGAGCTGTTGTTCCGAGGTCTGTTCACCTGTGGTGCCTGCGGTCAAGTCTTGACCGGTGAGCGCCAGAAAGCCCATGTCTATTACCGCTGCCATACTCCGAGATGTGGACGCGGTGCTATCCGAGAAGACCGCCTGGAAGAAACCTTGCGAGAGAAACTGGCCAGACTGGAAATCTCTCCAGAGGATCAAGTCACACTCGAATCCGACATCCGCGCGTGGCTTAACAAGGATGGTGTCAAAGACATCGAAAAGTCGTTGCGGCTTAGAATATCGGATGCAACTGCCCGTCTGGATAGACTGACTGACTTGCTGGTCGATGGGGCAATCGACAAACCCGCCTACGAACTGCGCAAGCAGAACGTGGAATTCGAGAAACAGCAGCTGCGCGAAGAACTCGACGCATTGGAGCGCAGCCGCGCAGAGGAGAAGGATCTGAAAGCGCTGCTTGCATTGGCTGCCGATCTTTCATCCTTGTACGACGCGGCGCCGCCACCCAAGAAGCGCGAATTGATCAGAAATTGCCTCGTCGCGCCTTGTGTCATGGATGGGCAATTGGTCTCGCATCCTGCTGATTGGCTGGTCTCGCTGCGAAAAAGCCCCAAGACCGATGAGAAAAGCCACAGCGCACCACAGGCAATTCTGGAGGGTGTTCGCGTCATGCATGCTGTAGTGGATGTTATGCCCTGA
- a CDS encoding DUF932 domain-containing protein, protein MTLMLHAGASPLDYDGLRQLETPEATSTHVPIPHHRLVDVVRLTLGFYGHTVEEEHHGVTPDGMRYFGVLSLRSTYGDYTDTVGLRNSHDKTFPIGISFGSRVFVCDNLAFIADHVVRRKHTAQAKRDLPGLVGDLIEPLADQREAQHRVISRYRAANLSQSLVDHAVLELYRAEVITVTRIAAVMERWENPPHDWGVKTAWRLFNCVTHALEGRIAEQPALTSRLHDVIDATCLNGNATVSAELAAQ, encoded by the coding sequence ATGACGCTCATGCTGCACGCGGGCGCAAGCCCGCTCGACTATGACGGCCTTCGCCAGTTGGAAACCCCGGAGGCAACATCAACCCATGTGCCGATCCCACACCACCGCCTGGTGGACGTGGTCCGGCTCACCCTCGGCTTCTACGGCCACACCGTGGAAGAAGAACACCACGGGGTGACACCCGACGGGATGCGGTATTTCGGGGTTCTGTCGCTTCGGAGTACCTACGGCGACTACACCGACACGGTGGGCCTGCGGAACAGCCACGACAAGACCTTTCCGATCGGCATCTCGTTCGGTTCACGGGTTTTCGTATGCGACAACCTAGCCTTCATCGCCGATCATGTCGTGCGTCGCAAACACACGGCGCAAGCCAAACGTGATCTTCCGGGCCTTGTCGGCGATCTGATCGAACCACTGGCGGATCAGCGTGAAGCTCAACATCGGGTGATCTCGCGCTACCGCGCGGCGAACCTGTCGCAGTCGCTGGTCGATCACGCAGTTCTGGAGCTCTACCGCGCCGAGGTCATCACTGTGACGCGCATCGCAGCTGTTATGGAACGCTGGGAGAACCCGCCTCACGATTGGGGCGTGAAGACAGCTTGGCGGCTCTTCAACTGTGTGACGCACGCGTTGGAGGGCAGGATTGCCGAACAACCGGCGCTCACGAGCCGGTTGCACGATGTGATCGATGCGACGTGCCTCAATGGCAATGCTACAGTCAGCGCTGAACTGGCGGCGCAATAA
- a CDS encoding type IV secretory system conjugative DNA transfer family protein has product MHFHPDHVTTLGQAHYRYGDFPFGIRLADRLMHLYIIGQTGTGKSTLLANLARQDAKNGIGFCLVDPHGDLAAGLVEMLDTPGIYWNVADPVSPYGYNPLTRVGTDHRPLVASGFIESLKKQWKDAWGARMEHLLRYAVLALLEQPSADIRDIVRLFVEKDFRRSVVARVTDPQVFAFWTKEYPNMNYQTAVDGVAPIANKLGAFLANPTLRRAICEPEEPLRFRRIMDDGQCLIVNLAKGRLGSDNANVMGGLIVSSVLNAAFTRHTVPEHERRPFFLYIDEFHSFTTSVFAGMLAEARKYGLGLVLAHQHIVQTDREVFEAVIGNAGSLVVFRVGAQDAPTFHRQLGTVEIPDLVNLPNYRAFIQLMVRGERVGTFSATMDPPLQ; this is encoded by the coding sequence ATGCATTTCCATCCGGATCACGTCACCACGCTCGGCCAGGCGCACTACCGCTATGGCGATTTTCCCTTTGGCATCCGCCTCGCCGATCGGCTCATGCACCTGTACATCATCGGCCAGACCGGCACCGGTAAATCCACCCTACTTGCCAATCTGGCGCGGCAGGACGCCAAGAACGGCATCGGCTTCTGCCTTGTCGATCCCCACGGCGACTTGGCCGCAGGGCTAGTAGAAATGCTCGATACCCCGGGCATCTACTGGAACGTCGCTGATCCCGTCAGCCCCTACGGATACAATCCGCTGACCCGCGTCGGCACTGATCACCGGCCTCTTGTGGCGTCAGGTTTCATCGAGAGCCTGAAGAAGCAGTGGAAGGATGCCTGGGGCGCCCGCATGGAGCACCTGCTGCGCTATGCTGTCCTGGCGCTCTTGGAACAGCCCTCGGCCGATATCCGCGATATCGTCCGGCTTTTCGTCGAGAAGGATTTCCGCCGCTCGGTGGTGGCGCGCGTCACCGATCCGCAGGTCTTTGCTTTCTGGACCAAGGAATACCCCAATATGAACTACCAGACCGCCGTCGATGGCGTCGCTCCGATTGCCAACAAGCTCGGGGCATTCCTGGCCAATCCGACCCTGCGCCGGGCGATTTGCGAGCCGGAGGAACCGCTGCGTTTTCGCCGGATCATGGATGACGGGCAGTGCCTGATCGTCAACCTTGCCAAAGGGCGCCTTGGAAGCGACAACGCCAATGTCATGGGTGGCTTGATCGTCAGCAGCGTCCTCAACGCCGCCTTTACCCGGCACACCGTTCCGGAGCATGAGCGTCGCCCCTTCTTCCTGTACATCGACGAGTTCCATTCTTTCACCACATCGGTCTTTGCCGGGATGCTGGCCGAAGCCCGGAAGTATGGGCTCGGCCTTGTCCTGGCGCATCAGCATATCGTGCAAACCGATCGAGAGGTTTTCGAGGCAGTCATCGGCAACGCCGGGAGCTTGGTTGTGTTTCGTGTTGGCGCGCAGGACGCCCCGACATTCCACCGGCAACTTGGAACCGTGGAAATCCCTGACTTAGTCAATCTCCCAAATTATCGCGCCTTCATTCAACTGATGGTGCGCGGTGAGCGGGTCGGCACTTTCTCGGCCACGATGGATCCGCCACTGCAATAA
- a CDS encoding DUF3768 domain-containing protein, producing the protein MGILQDDDVGDIGAVPVCKSCGSERVALDAWACWNPDSGLWELENVFDDAHCHACEGETTMVWKRLDGAAPRQAIRELNDRFRREGLGNGSVMVTSGVQAIGAEFVLKAVQTVRTFDQFSEDNDPWGEHDFGAVEVDGERVFWKVDCYDPTLTQGSENPANEAVTHRVLTIMLAGEY; encoded by the coding sequence ATGGGAATTCTGCAAGATGATGATGTCGGCGATATCGGCGCTGTACCGGTCTGCAAGAGCTGTGGCTCGGAACGGGTGGCGCTGGATGCCTGGGCCTGCTGGAACCCGGACTCCGGGCTCTGGGAGTTGGAGAACGTCTTCGACGACGCGCATTGCCACGCCTGCGAGGGCGAGACGACGATGGTCTGGAAACGTCTCGACGGGGCTGCGCCGCGCCAGGCAATCCGCGAGCTCAACGACCGGTTCCGGCGCGAAGGGCTGGGCAACGGCTCGGTCATGGTGACAAGCGGGGTGCAGGCAATCGGCGCGGAGTTCGTGCTGAAAGCCGTCCAGACGGTCCGGACCTTTGACCAGTTTTCCGAGGACAACGATCCCTGGGGTGAGCACGACTTCGGTGCGGTTGAAGTCGACGGCGAGCGGGTGTTCTGGAAGGTCGATTGCTACGACCCGACGCTGACGCAAGGGTCCGAGAACCCCGCGAACGAAGCCGTGACCCATCGCGTGCTCACTATCATGCTTGCTGGTGAATACTGA
- a CDS encoding lipoprotein, translating into MFRSIALFSFFMALVTTQGCSEDISNSETHNSASPMSNSQSGKFSLSNNGKVGCTIEFNGEIELGETDRMMAFFKSLADDNPFDASFFNGAGFSNPSRYSEMKTEYGFEFFWEDGELTLLNQSGLSICLNSSGGSFSEAVQMYDAIKGLGLGTVVPERARCLSACAVVFLGGRMKHWTTMGGNLVTQKRRSLHATAELGVHAPSIEFELDELDEALPPEVLSELITSSYSAAVNENAQLISRLSDNELPILRRILATSPETMYLFNTVERTLEVEMEILGIRVPKSVVANHVKSSCENAALAFIGIASNYEQLGHPRNVGPWHWQCEKPSLDTYSVKSARVLETARTNSGLIAGIMDMPSIECWEPGHRNYCIAVYSEILNEESPPALEGYGVSVGFWFQENGRPTSLADFVESSQAESEDTAAPFFVWDGGSELLYSPSTQLRKVSE; encoded by the coding sequence TTGTTTCGTTCGATTGCATTGTTTTCCTTTTTTATGGCGTTGGTTACGACGCAAGGGTGTTCTGAGGATATCTCAAACTCGGAAACGCACAATTCCGCGTCTCCTATGTCAAACAGCCAATCCGGAAAGTTCTCTTTGAGCAACAACGGCAAAGTCGGCTGCACTATTGAATTCAACGGCGAAATTGAGCTCGGTGAAACCGATCGAATGATGGCATTTTTCAAAAGCCTTGCTGACGATAACCCCTTCGATGCGTCGTTCTTTAACGGCGCGGGTTTTTCTAACCCTAGCCGCTACTCAGAGATGAAGACGGAATATGGGTTCGAGTTTTTCTGGGAAGACGGCGAGCTAACACTACTAAATCAGTCAGGTTTGAGTATCTGCCTCAATAGTTCGGGCGGCAGCTTTTCTGAGGCGGTGCAGATGTATGACGCAATAAAGGGGCTGGGGTTAGGAACCGTTGTTCCCGAACGCGCCCGATGCCTATCAGCGTGCGCGGTTGTGTTTCTAGGTGGGCGAATGAAACACTGGACGACCATGGGTGGAAACTTAGTCACTCAGAAGCGACGGAGCTTGCACGCCACTGCCGAACTAGGTGTGCACGCTCCTAGTATCGAATTTGAACTGGATGAGCTGGATGAAGCCTTGCCGCCGGAAGTCCTTTCAGAGTTGATAACATCCTCGTATTCTGCCGCCGTCAACGAGAACGCTCAGTTGATCAGCAGGCTAAGCGATAACGAGCTACCTATTTTGCGACGGATTTTGGCTACTTCACCTGAAACAATGTATCTTTTCAATACAGTGGAAAGGACTCTTGAAGTAGAAATGGAAATCCTAGGGATACGGGTCCCCAAATCTGTTGTTGCCAATCATGTGAAATCGTCATGTGAGAATGCCGCTCTAGCCTTTATCGGTATTGCATCAAACTATGAGCAACTCGGGCACCCAAGAAATGTTGGGCCTTGGCATTGGCAATGTGAGAAACCTAGCCTCGACACATATTCCGTTAAGAGTGCGAGGGTTCTAGAAACCGCTCGTACGAATTCCGGGCTAATTGCAGGAATAATGGATATGCCCTCGATCGAATGCTGGGAGCCTGGCCACAGGAACTATTGTATTGCGGTGTATTCAGAAATCCTGAACGAAGAATCACCCCCGGCGCTTGAAGGTTATGGCGTTTCGGTTGGTTTCTGGTTTCAAGAGAATGGAAGGCCAACGTCATTGGCAGATTTCGTAGAAAGTTCGCAGGCGGAATCCGAGGACACTGCCGCCCCGTTTTTTGTTTGGGATGGTGGCAGTGAATTACTCTATTCGCCAAGCACCCAATTGAGAAAAGTTTCGGAGTAG